ACCTCAACAAGCTCTTTGCCTTCAGGACAACTAATTTTATGCATTACTTTCGTTACTTTTAATTTTACTTTAGGACTTAGCTTGTAGGGCCTGCAAAGTGAATAATATTCGCACCCTCTATTACGGCATTGTAACTCAATATTTACTACAGCGCCTTCAAAAGCTTGTTTCACATCTATAGCAGCAGGAATAGCTCTTTTTTTTACTTCAACTACTCTTACACATTCTTCATGAACTTTGCAATCGTGCTTTTTATCTCTTACGTTTACTATTTCGTAGCTAAATCCCTCCTCTAAATTAAAGCACACATTTCTCAGTTTGCAGTCTTTACACTCTTCTAAAGCTCCTAGGAATAGGAAGCTATCGCCAACTTTAGCAAGTCTCTCTCCAACCAAAGTT
This is a stretch of genomic DNA from Candidatus Thermoplasmatota archaeon. It encodes these proteins:
- a CDS encoding UPF0179 family protein, which translates into the protein MAFVTLVGERLAKVGDSFLFLGALEECKDCKLRNVCFNLEEGFSYEIVNVRDKKHDCKVHEECVRVVEVKKRAIPAAIDVKQAFEGAVVNIELQCRNRGCEYYSLCRPYKLSPKVKLKVTKVMHKISCPEGKELVEVELF